A portion of the Nomia melanderi isolate GNS246 chromosome 2, iyNomMela1, whole genome shotgun sequence genome contains these proteins:
- the LOC116429969 gene encoding uncharacterized protein LOC116429969 isoform X1 — protein sequence MTDVKPIGISQNQPQQTQQQQPQQPPQQPQQQQQQPSQQQQSQQQPQQQQQMMIATHDIQQQQNVQQQQQHVQQQSAQQQQVPQTQQQVQSQQVQPQQQIQQQVQSQQQMQVQQQVQQQVQQQVQQQQQQQQQSQQQQSNNGPHNVVPTQVQVQPQVAAIMPQQQGAVAVSMQHQQQGVGGVSMTLSGQPGATTITTMAAHPQAVQVIQQPMQNQAYHLQQLYNTQGTPLLMPGNLALHPAGINPSSIQVITAGKPFQSAAQLTPHMLTTASTPGQGGGHPAAGGTKVQGFPTGYLPVPTSATPGAGQTLVFGQLGVLGSPQPPPSIQQQQQQQSAAKQDQVQKYTTCTAATPPGGRGGMQFAPWQFTPQVAWTGIQPPALLTNQIFIRGPNQPDMFIQSPQPIQAHNALATQQQIQGVQQIAAASAKPKVMDIQQQQQQQGKQSTGGQRPLSILPSSLQAVQAANIRAASSVSTQTVHGVQATVYAQSGKGSGSSGKGRGKPLQSPQQPQQQSQQTMQQQHQQVFIQQKQHTQQQQQMQQQYQQQQVQPSQQQIQPKPIMTNMAIQQQQQPGVVLGGERPIMPVVSVGGVGVGVGVATTSQMSQVQQSPMSTVQQLPLQAINSTIIGSQIVSGTSQVQTMSMVNQSSDQQTHENSNSTIMITSPDRNHQAECSLVLPSTTNIPITNDENSKPMLKKEEPLPLTIEEITVSQPETTDGDQCKATIKDEESSPVKPEEKPCNNPLAGLANTINSITNGVSNEESAAIPVSVPVTANSKHVPPKAMVKPQVLTHVIEGFVIQEASEPFAVNRTSLNNTVSQENSNILNRNSSMSEKENHEEPPRKKHAPSYPSDEDGNNVQIGKCESCGNLVDEQNIKFKKEKRFCSTGCAKSYESNSKKRERDRDGVEKQWTEMETESKNIDGDLIKKNGEDKSLSTTTTTSSVDETLPKVNPVKWTVGEVCDFIRGLPGCADYAEDFAIQEIDGQALMLLKEDHLMSAMSIKLGPALKIVARIDSMRVESLSNSNPTSNNS from the exons ATGACAGATGTTAAACCAATTGGAATCTCTCAAAATCAGCCACAACAaacacaacaacaacaacctCAACAACCTCCACAGCAGCctcagcagcaacagcagcaaccgTCTCAACAACAGCAATCGCAACAACAGCCTCAGCAACAGCAGCAAATGATGATTGCAACCCATGATATTCAACAACAACAAAATgtacagcaacaacaacagcatgTTCAACAACAATCAGCTCAGCAACAACAAGTACCACAGACTCAGCAACAAGTACAATCGCAACAGGTTCAGCCTCAACAACAAATACAGCAGCAAGTGCAATCGCAACAACAAATGCAAGTTCAGCAACAGGTTCAACAGCAAGTTCAGCAACAAGttcagcaacagcagcagcagcagcaacagtcTCAACAGCAACAGTCTAATAATGGACCGCACAATGTTGTTCCCACACAAGTACAAGTCCAGCCACAGGTAGCAGCAATCATGCCTCAACAACag GGTGCTGTTGCAGTATCAATGCAACATCAACAGCAAGGTGTTGGAGGGGTATCCATGACTTTGTCTGGTCAACCAGGAGCGACAACTATAACCACTATGGCTGCACACCCTCAAGCAGTACAAGTTATTCAGCAACCCATGCAAAACCAAGCATATCATTTACAGcaactgtataatactcaaGGAACTCCATTACTAATGCCAGGGAACCTGGCTCTTCATCCAGCAGGGATCAATCCTTCCTCTATACAG GTCATAACGGCTGGAAAGCCATTTCAGTCAGCTGCTCAACTCACACCTCACATGTTGACTACTGCCTCAACACCGGGTCAAGGTGGAGGTCACCCTGCAGCTGGTGGTACTAAAGTACAAGGATTTCCTACCGGTTACCTACCAGTACCCACTTCTGCTACACCAGGAGCAGGACAAACCTTAGTATTCGGACAACTTGGTGTGCTCGGTTCTCCACAACCTCCACCATCTatacaacagcagcagcaacagcagtcTGCGGCTAAACAAGATCAAGTACAAAAG TATACTACATGTACGGCAGCTACGCCACCCGGCGGAAGGGGTGGTATGCAGTTTGCTCCATGGCAGTTTACGCCACAGGTTGCTTGGACGGGGATTCAACCACCTGCGCTTCTTACCAATCAAATATTCATACGAGGTCCTAATCAACCCGATATGTTTATACAAAGTCCACAACCTATTCAAGCTCATAACG CATTGGCAACGCAGCAACAAATTCAGGGGGTACAACAAATTGCTGCAGCTAGCGCAAAACCGAAGGTAATGGATatacagcaacagcagcaacagcagggTAAGCAGAGCACAGGCGGGCAACGACCGTTGAGTATTTTGCCGTCCTCTCTACAAGCTGTACAAGCTGCTAATATACGGGCCGCCAGTTCCGTCTCTACCCAAACCGTTCACGGAGTACAAGCCACGGTATATGCACAG AGTGGAAAAGGAAGTGGTAGTAGCGGTAAAGGCCGCGGTAAACCACTGCAATCGCCGCAACAACCGCAGCAACAGTCACAGCAAACGATGCAACAACAACATCAACAGGTTTTTATTCAACAGAAACAGCATacgcagcagcaacagcagatGCAGCAGCAGTACCAACAGCAGCAAGTACAACCATCGCAACAGCAGATACAGCCTAAACCAATAATGA CAAACATGGCTatacaacaacagcaacaacccGGTGTAGTTCTTGGTGGTGAACGCCCGATCATGCCCGTTGTATCTGTAGGGGGAGTAGGGGTTGGAGTTGGAGTTGCCACTACATCTCAAATGAGTCAAGTACAACAATCACCAATGTCCACAGTACAACAGTTACCACTGCAG gCGATTAATTCGACAATAATTGGTAGTCAAATAGTTAGTGGGACGTCGCAGGTTCAAACAATGTCAATGGTAAATCAGTCATCAGATCAGCAAACCCACGAGAATAGCAATTCCACTATAATGATTACGTCGCCCGATCGTAATCATCAAGCAGAATGTTCCTTAGTATTACCATCCACTACGAATATACCAATTACCAACGATGAAAATTCTAAACCAATGTTGAAAAAGGAAGAACCGTTGCCGCTTACGATAGAGGAAATTACAGTATCGCAACCAGAAACGACAG ATGGGGACCAATGTAAAGCAACCATAAAAGATGAAGAAAGTTCACCAGTGAAGCCCGAAGAGAAACCCTGCAACAATCCTTTGGCGGGATTGGCGAATACCATTAATTCTATAACGAATGGTGTTAGCAATGAAGAGTCTGCAGCAATACCCGTTTCAGTACCGGTTACTGCAAACAGTAAACATGTGCCTCCAAAAGCAATGGTTAAACCACAAGTCCTTACACACGTAATAGAAGGTTTTGTCATACAAGAag cgTCTGAACCATTTGCTGTTAATCGAACGTCATTAAATAATACAGTTAGTCAagaaaatagtaatattttGAATCGTAATAGTAGTATGTCCGAGAAAGAGAATCACGAAGAACCGCCAA GGAAGAAGCACGCGCCCAGTTATCCCAGCGACGAGGATGGAAATAATGTTCAAATCGGGAAATGTGAAAGTTGCGGTAATCTAGTGGATGAACAGAATATTAAGTTCAAAAAGGAGAAGCGATTCTGTTCCACCGGTTGCGCAAAAAG TTATGAATCAAATAGCAAAAAACGTGAAAGAGACCGTGACGGAGTGGAAAAACAATGGACTGAAATGGAGACTGAATCGAAGAACATTGATGGAGACCTGATCAAGAAGAATGGGGAAGATAAATCATTATCTACTACGACTACTACGTCTTCTGTTGATGAAACACTGCCAAAAGTTAATCCTGTCAAGTGGACG GTTGGAGAAGTATGTGATTTCATACGTGGTTTGCCAGGTTGTGCGGACTACGCGGAAGATTTCGCTATCCAAGAAATAGATGGTCAAGCACTCATGTTACTCAAGGAAGATCACCTCATGTCGGCGATGAGTATCAAATTGGGTCCGGCGTTAAAAATTGTTGCCAGAATCGATTCAATGCGTGTAGAATCATTATCGAATTCCAATCCCACTTCTAATAATTCGTAA
- the LOC116429969 gene encoding uncharacterized protein LOC116429969 isoform X3 — protein sequence MTDVKPIGISQNQPQQTQQQQPQQPPQQPQQQQQQPSQQQQSQQQPQQQQQMMIATHDIQQQQNVQQQQQHVQQQSAQQQQVPQTQQQVQSQQVQPQQQIQQQVQSQQQMQVQQQVQQQVQQQVQQQQQQQQQSQQQQSNNGPHNVVPTQVQVQPQVAAIMPQQQGAVAVSMQHQQQGVGGVSMTLSGQPGATTITTMAAHPQAVQVIQQPMQNQAYHLQQLYNTQGTPLLMPGNLALHPAGINPSSIQVITAGKPFQSAAQLTPHMLTTASTPGQGGGHPAAGGTKVQGFPTGYLPVPTSATPGAGQTLVFGQLGVLGSPQPPPSIQQQQQQQSAAKQDQVQKYTTCTAATPPGGRGGMQFAPWQFTPQVAWTGIQPPALLTNQIFIRGPNQPDMFIQSPQPIQAHNALATQQQIQGVQQIAAASAKPKVMDIQQQQQQQGKQSTGGQRPLSILPSSLQAVQAANIRAASSVSTQTVHGVQATVYAQSGKGSGSSGKGRGKPLQSPQQPQQQSQQTMQQQHQQVFIQQKQHTQQQQQMQQQYQQQQVQPSQQQIQPKPIMTNMAIQQQQQPGVVLGGERPIMPVVSVGGVGVGVGVATTSQMSQVQQSPMSTVQQLPLQAINSTIIGSQIVSGTSQVQTMSMVNQSSDQQTHENSNSTIMITSPDRNHQAECSLVLPSTTNIPITNDENSKPMLKKEEPLPLTIEEITVSQPETTDGDQCKATIKDEESSPVKPEEKPCNNPLAGLANTINSITNGVSNEESAAIPVSVPVTANSKHVPPKAMVKPQVLTHVIEGFVIQEASEPFAVNRTSLNNTVSQENSNILNRNSSMSEKENHEEPPRKKHAPSYPSDEDGNNVQIGKCESCGNLVDEQNIKFKKEKRFCSTGCAKSKKRERDRDGVEKQWTEMETESKNIDGDLIKKNGEDKSLSTTTTTSSVDETLPKVNPVKWTVGEVCDFIRGLPGCADYAEDFAIQEIDGQALMLLKEDHLMSAMSIKLGPALKIVARIDSMRVESLSNSNPTSNNS from the exons ATGACAGATGTTAAACCAATTGGAATCTCTCAAAATCAGCCACAACAaacacaacaacaacaacctCAACAACCTCCACAGCAGCctcagcagcaacagcagcaaccgTCTCAACAACAGCAATCGCAACAACAGCCTCAGCAACAGCAGCAAATGATGATTGCAACCCATGATATTCAACAACAACAAAATgtacagcaacaacaacagcatgTTCAACAACAATCAGCTCAGCAACAACAAGTACCACAGACTCAGCAACAAGTACAATCGCAACAGGTTCAGCCTCAACAACAAATACAGCAGCAAGTGCAATCGCAACAACAAATGCAAGTTCAGCAACAGGTTCAACAGCAAGTTCAGCAACAAGttcagcaacagcagcagcagcagcaacagtcTCAACAGCAACAGTCTAATAATGGACCGCACAATGTTGTTCCCACACAAGTACAAGTCCAGCCACAGGTAGCAGCAATCATGCCTCAACAACag GGTGCTGTTGCAGTATCAATGCAACATCAACAGCAAGGTGTTGGAGGGGTATCCATGACTTTGTCTGGTCAACCAGGAGCGACAACTATAACCACTATGGCTGCACACCCTCAAGCAGTACAAGTTATTCAGCAACCCATGCAAAACCAAGCATATCATTTACAGcaactgtataatactcaaGGAACTCCATTACTAATGCCAGGGAACCTGGCTCTTCATCCAGCAGGGATCAATCCTTCCTCTATACAG GTCATAACGGCTGGAAAGCCATTTCAGTCAGCTGCTCAACTCACACCTCACATGTTGACTACTGCCTCAACACCGGGTCAAGGTGGAGGTCACCCTGCAGCTGGTGGTACTAAAGTACAAGGATTTCCTACCGGTTACCTACCAGTACCCACTTCTGCTACACCAGGAGCAGGACAAACCTTAGTATTCGGACAACTTGGTGTGCTCGGTTCTCCACAACCTCCACCATCTatacaacagcagcagcaacagcagtcTGCGGCTAAACAAGATCAAGTACAAAAG TATACTACATGTACGGCAGCTACGCCACCCGGCGGAAGGGGTGGTATGCAGTTTGCTCCATGGCAGTTTACGCCACAGGTTGCTTGGACGGGGATTCAACCACCTGCGCTTCTTACCAATCAAATATTCATACGAGGTCCTAATCAACCCGATATGTTTATACAAAGTCCACAACCTATTCAAGCTCATAACG CATTGGCAACGCAGCAACAAATTCAGGGGGTACAACAAATTGCTGCAGCTAGCGCAAAACCGAAGGTAATGGATatacagcaacagcagcaacagcagggTAAGCAGAGCACAGGCGGGCAACGACCGTTGAGTATTTTGCCGTCCTCTCTACAAGCTGTACAAGCTGCTAATATACGGGCCGCCAGTTCCGTCTCTACCCAAACCGTTCACGGAGTACAAGCCACGGTATATGCACAG AGTGGAAAAGGAAGTGGTAGTAGCGGTAAAGGCCGCGGTAAACCACTGCAATCGCCGCAACAACCGCAGCAACAGTCACAGCAAACGATGCAACAACAACATCAACAGGTTTTTATTCAACAGAAACAGCATacgcagcagcaacagcagatGCAGCAGCAGTACCAACAGCAGCAAGTACAACCATCGCAACAGCAGATACAGCCTAAACCAATAATGA CAAACATGGCTatacaacaacagcaacaacccGGTGTAGTTCTTGGTGGTGAACGCCCGATCATGCCCGTTGTATCTGTAGGGGGAGTAGGGGTTGGAGTTGGAGTTGCCACTACATCTCAAATGAGTCAAGTACAACAATCACCAATGTCCACAGTACAACAGTTACCACTGCAG gCGATTAATTCGACAATAATTGGTAGTCAAATAGTTAGTGGGACGTCGCAGGTTCAAACAATGTCAATGGTAAATCAGTCATCAGATCAGCAAACCCACGAGAATAGCAATTCCACTATAATGATTACGTCGCCCGATCGTAATCATCAAGCAGAATGTTCCTTAGTATTACCATCCACTACGAATATACCAATTACCAACGATGAAAATTCTAAACCAATGTTGAAAAAGGAAGAACCGTTGCCGCTTACGATAGAGGAAATTACAGTATCGCAACCAGAAACGACAG ATGGGGACCAATGTAAAGCAACCATAAAAGATGAAGAAAGTTCACCAGTGAAGCCCGAAGAGAAACCCTGCAACAATCCTTTGGCGGGATTGGCGAATACCATTAATTCTATAACGAATGGTGTTAGCAATGAAGAGTCTGCAGCAATACCCGTTTCAGTACCGGTTACTGCAAACAGTAAACATGTGCCTCCAAAAGCAATGGTTAAACCACAAGTCCTTACACACGTAATAGAAGGTTTTGTCATACAAGAag cgTCTGAACCATTTGCTGTTAATCGAACGTCATTAAATAATACAGTTAGTCAagaaaatagtaatattttGAATCGTAATAGTAGTATGTCCGAGAAAGAGAATCACGAAGAACCGCCAA GGAAGAAGCACGCGCCCAGTTATCCCAGCGACGAGGATGGAAATAATGTTCAAATCGGGAAATGTGAAAGTTGCGGTAATCTAGTGGATGAACAGAATATTAAGTTCAAAAAGGAGAAGCGATTCTGTTCCACCGGTTGCGCAAAAAG CAAAAAACGTGAAAGAGACCGTGACGGAGTGGAAAAACAATGGACTGAAATGGAGACTGAATCGAAGAACATTGATGGAGACCTGATCAAGAAGAATGGGGAAGATAAATCATTATCTACTACGACTACTACGTCTTCTGTTGATGAAACACTGCCAAAAGTTAATCCTGTCAAGTGGACG GTTGGAGAAGTATGTGATTTCATACGTGGTTTGCCAGGTTGTGCGGACTACGCGGAAGATTTCGCTATCCAAGAAATAGATGGTCAAGCACTCATGTTACTCAAGGAAGATCACCTCATGTCGGCGATGAGTATCAAATTGGGTCCGGCGTTAAAAATTGTTGCCAGAATCGATTCAATGCGTGTAGAATCATTATCGAATTCCAATCCCACTTCTAATAATTCGTAA
- the LOC116429969 gene encoding uncharacterized protein LOC116429969 isoform X2 translates to MTDVKPIGISQNQPQQTQQQQPQQPPQQPQQQQQQPSQQQQSQQQPQQQQQMMIATHDIQQQQNVQQQQQHVQQQSAQQQQVPQTQQQVQSQQVQPQQQIQQQVQSQQQMQVQQQVQQQVQQQVQQQQQQQQQSQQQQSNNGPHNVVPTQVQVQPQVAAIMPQQQGAVAVSMQHQQQGVGGVSMTLSGQPGATTITTMAAHPQAVQVIQQPMQNQAYHLQQLYNTQGTPLLMPGNLALHPAGINPSSIQVITAGKPFQSAAQLTPHMLTTASTPGQGGGHPAAGGTKVQGFPTGYLPVPTSATPGAGQTLVFGQLGVLGSPQPPPSIQQQQQQQSAAKQDQVQKYTTCTAATPPGGRGGMQFAPWQFTPQVAWTGIQPPALLTNQIFIRGPNQPDMFIQSPQPIQAHNALATQQQIQGVQQIAAASAKPKVMDIQQQQQQQGKQSTGGQRPLSILPSSLQAVQAANIRAASSVSTQTVHGVQATSGKGSGSSGKGRGKPLQSPQQPQQQSQQTMQQQHQQVFIQQKQHTQQQQQMQQQYQQQQVQPSQQQIQPKPIMTNMAIQQQQQPGVVLGGERPIMPVVSVGGVGVGVGVATTSQMSQVQQSPMSTVQQLPLQAINSTIIGSQIVSGTSQVQTMSMVNQSSDQQTHENSNSTIMITSPDRNHQAECSLVLPSTTNIPITNDENSKPMLKKEEPLPLTIEEITVSQPETTDGDQCKATIKDEESSPVKPEEKPCNNPLAGLANTINSITNGVSNEESAAIPVSVPVTANSKHVPPKAMVKPQVLTHVIEGFVIQEASEPFAVNRTSLNNTVSQENSNILNRNSSMSEKENHEEPPRKKHAPSYPSDEDGNNVQIGKCESCGNLVDEQNIKFKKEKRFCSTGCAKSYESNSKKRERDRDGVEKQWTEMETESKNIDGDLIKKNGEDKSLSTTTTTSSVDETLPKVNPVKWTVGEVCDFIRGLPGCADYAEDFAIQEIDGQALMLLKEDHLMSAMSIKLGPALKIVARIDSMRVESLSNSNPTSNNS, encoded by the exons ATGACAGATGTTAAACCAATTGGAATCTCTCAAAATCAGCCACAACAaacacaacaacaacaacctCAACAACCTCCACAGCAGCctcagcagcaacagcagcaaccgTCTCAACAACAGCAATCGCAACAACAGCCTCAGCAACAGCAGCAAATGATGATTGCAACCCATGATATTCAACAACAACAAAATgtacagcaacaacaacagcatgTTCAACAACAATCAGCTCAGCAACAACAAGTACCACAGACTCAGCAACAAGTACAATCGCAACAGGTTCAGCCTCAACAACAAATACAGCAGCAAGTGCAATCGCAACAACAAATGCAAGTTCAGCAACAGGTTCAACAGCAAGTTCAGCAACAAGttcagcaacagcagcagcagcagcaacagtcTCAACAGCAACAGTCTAATAATGGACCGCACAATGTTGTTCCCACACAAGTACAAGTCCAGCCACAGGTAGCAGCAATCATGCCTCAACAACag GGTGCTGTTGCAGTATCAATGCAACATCAACAGCAAGGTGTTGGAGGGGTATCCATGACTTTGTCTGGTCAACCAGGAGCGACAACTATAACCACTATGGCTGCACACCCTCAAGCAGTACAAGTTATTCAGCAACCCATGCAAAACCAAGCATATCATTTACAGcaactgtataatactcaaGGAACTCCATTACTAATGCCAGGGAACCTGGCTCTTCATCCAGCAGGGATCAATCCTTCCTCTATACAG GTCATAACGGCTGGAAAGCCATTTCAGTCAGCTGCTCAACTCACACCTCACATGTTGACTACTGCCTCAACACCGGGTCAAGGTGGAGGTCACCCTGCAGCTGGTGGTACTAAAGTACAAGGATTTCCTACCGGTTACCTACCAGTACCCACTTCTGCTACACCAGGAGCAGGACAAACCTTAGTATTCGGACAACTTGGTGTGCTCGGTTCTCCACAACCTCCACCATCTatacaacagcagcagcaacagcagtcTGCGGCTAAACAAGATCAAGTACAAAAG TATACTACATGTACGGCAGCTACGCCACCCGGCGGAAGGGGTGGTATGCAGTTTGCTCCATGGCAGTTTACGCCACAGGTTGCTTGGACGGGGATTCAACCACCTGCGCTTCTTACCAATCAAATATTCATACGAGGTCCTAATCAACCCGATATGTTTATACAAAGTCCACAACCTATTCAAGCTCATAACG CATTGGCAACGCAGCAACAAATTCAGGGGGTACAACAAATTGCTGCAGCTAGCGCAAAACCGAAGGTAATGGATatacagcaacagcagcaacagcagggTAAGCAGAGCACAGGCGGGCAACGACCGTTGAGTATTTTGCCGTCCTCTCTACAAGCTGTACAAGCTGCTAATATACGGGCCGCCAGTTCCGTCTCTACCCAAACCGTTCACGGAGTACAAGCCACG AGTGGAAAAGGAAGTGGTAGTAGCGGTAAAGGCCGCGGTAAACCACTGCAATCGCCGCAACAACCGCAGCAACAGTCACAGCAAACGATGCAACAACAACATCAACAGGTTTTTATTCAACAGAAACAGCATacgcagcagcaacagcagatGCAGCAGCAGTACCAACAGCAGCAAGTACAACCATCGCAACAGCAGATACAGCCTAAACCAATAATGA CAAACATGGCTatacaacaacagcaacaacccGGTGTAGTTCTTGGTGGTGAACGCCCGATCATGCCCGTTGTATCTGTAGGGGGAGTAGGGGTTGGAGTTGGAGTTGCCACTACATCTCAAATGAGTCAAGTACAACAATCACCAATGTCCACAGTACAACAGTTACCACTGCAG gCGATTAATTCGACAATAATTGGTAGTCAAATAGTTAGTGGGACGTCGCAGGTTCAAACAATGTCAATGGTAAATCAGTCATCAGATCAGCAAACCCACGAGAATAGCAATTCCACTATAATGATTACGTCGCCCGATCGTAATCATCAAGCAGAATGTTCCTTAGTATTACCATCCACTACGAATATACCAATTACCAACGATGAAAATTCTAAACCAATGTTGAAAAAGGAAGAACCGTTGCCGCTTACGATAGAGGAAATTACAGTATCGCAACCAGAAACGACAG ATGGGGACCAATGTAAAGCAACCATAAAAGATGAAGAAAGTTCACCAGTGAAGCCCGAAGAGAAACCCTGCAACAATCCTTTGGCGGGATTGGCGAATACCATTAATTCTATAACGAATGGTGTTAGCAATGAAGAGTCTGCAGCAATACCCGTTTCAGTACCGGTTACTGCAAACAGTAAACATGTGCCTCCAAAAGCAATGGTTAAACCACAAGTCCTTACACACGTAATAGAAGGTTTTGTCATACAAGAag cgTCTGAACCATTTGCTGTTAATCGAACGTCATTAAATAATACAGTTAGTCAagaaaatagtaatattttGAATCGTAATAGTAGTATGTCCGAGAAAGAGAATCACGAAGAACCGCCAA GGAAGAAGCACGCGCCCAGTTATCCCAGCGACGAGGATGGAAATAATGTTCAAATCGGGAAATGTGAAAGTTGCGGTAATCTAGTGGATGAACAGAATATTAAGTTCAAAAAGGAGAAGCGATTCTGTTCCACCGGTTGCGCAAAAAG TTATGAATCAAATAGCAAAAAACGTGAAAGAGACCGTGACGGAGTGGAAAAACAATGGACTGAAATGGAGACTGAATCGAAGAACATTGATGGAGACCTGATCAAGAAGAATGGGGAAGATAAATCATTATCTACTACGACTACTACGTCTTCTGTTGATGAAACACTGCCAAAAGTTAATCCTGTCAAGTGGACG GTTGGAGAAGTATGTGATTTCATACGTGGTTTGCCAGGTTGTGCGGACTACGCGGAAGATTTCGCTATCCAAGAAATAGATGGTCAAGCACTCATGTTACTCAAGGAAGATCACCTCATGTCGGCGATGAGTATCAAATTGGGTCCGGCGTTAAAAATTGTTGCCAGAATCGATTCAATGCGTGTAGAATCATTATCGAATTCCAATCCCACTTCTAATAATTCGTAA